The Triticum aestivum cultivar Chinese Spring chromosome 3A, IWGSC CS RefSeq v2.1, whole genome shotgun sequence genome includes a region encoding these proteins:
- the LOC123058508 gene encoding protein SPEAR3 — protein sequence MSGNNFGDSMGWGRSPGSRKGKRGGGSSGGSGADKPKQPQRGLGVAQLEKIRLQSEMAEYFHPLGGQPPSLIHRTASLNLEDTRASTSSLSSSPSSPFHATAVSSAFPVHPNFGLAYAERGDARYGEFQTPIVRSPSSNTIYGPPHYAHPGVTLPLFAPEESTGLRGHHDRSRSADSTSMNSDDPEDVDLELKL from the exons ATGAGTGGGAACAACTTTGGGGACAGCATGGGGTGGGGTAGATCGCCCGGCTCCAGGAAGGGCAagagaggcggcggcagcagcggcggcagtGGCGCCGACAAGCCGAAGCAGCCGCAGCGGGGGCTCGGCGTGGCGCAGCTCGAGAAGATTAGGTTACAGAGCGAAATGGCTGAGTACTTCCATCCTCTTGGTGGTCAGCCACCCAGCTTGATCCACAGAACGGCCAGCCTCAATTTG GAGGATACGCGGGCGTCAACGTCCTCGCTCTCATCGTCCCCATCGTCCCCCTTCCATGCTACCGCCGTCTCGTCGGCCTTCCCGGTCCATCCGAATTTCGGG TTAGCATATGCGGAGAGAGGAGACGCGCGATACGGTGAATTCCAGACTCCCATCGTCAG ATCTCCAAGCAGCAACACTATCTACGGGCCACCACATTACGCGCATCCTGGTGTCACATTGCCACTGTTTGCACCAGAG GAATCTACCGGTCTGAGAGGGCACCATGACCGGAGCCGGTCGGCTGATTCGACGAGTATGAACTCCGACGATCCAGAAGACGTGGATCTCGAGCTCAAGCTATGA